The Verrucomicrobiota bacterium genome contains the following window.
TACCATCGCGGTGCACCCATGCTACTTCATCCAAAGCGTCCATCCCTTTGAGCATCGCGCGTGTCTTGGGAGTGTCGTAGCGATCACTCGGCGGTTTAGCCACCGGAGGTTGAGGTAAATCGTTCTGGGGAACATCAGCGGCCGCACTCTGATAAACAGGTAACTTGGGTTCCTGCTCGTCGTTCACGACAGCGACGATCAATCCAACGACAACAAGCGCAACCACCAAAACAATCCCCAAAGTCTTCCCGTTCATTTCAGTTCCGTCTTCACTCATAGTATTTCCTCCGTGTTCTCTGTGTTCTCCGTAGTTAAAAAAATCAATCTTCAGCGTCAGTAATCCCAAGTTTCTCCTCAATTCGTTGAAGCCTTTTGGAAAATTCAAGAATGGCCCCCGTAAAAGTATGATACTCGTCATTTAGTCGATCAAAATGCGCCTCGGTCCCTGCAGCACTGTTCGGATATAGGGCCTGAGCTTCTTTGACCTGCGCCCGAGTCACCTGTCTGGATATTTGAGCCATTTCTTCGCCCGGACCTTTTTGAGCCAATGTTTGGTAGGCAACTGCTGTCGCTCTTTTACGGTCATCAATGAGTTCTAATGCTTTCTCGGCTGCTTCTAACCTATGCCAAAATTTTGTAGATGGTTCGACTGAACCATTTCGAATCTGAGAAAGACGCCCCTCTGATATACCAATCTCCTTGCAAGCCTCCGTGCGTCGTATGCCTCGACGAAACTGGTATGCATCGACCCTTTGAAGAAAATCTTCATTTTTCTTCATTTCGGCTTGATCTCTTTAGAAATCTTCATTTTTCTTCAGCCCATGATTAAGCAGGCCCCCTCTAAAGTCGATTCGAATCCACTGCGTCAACAAATAATCGCTAAAGGGCACTCCGTTCGATCCGCCGCACGCGAACTCGGCATCAACATCGCCGAGATGTGCCACAAGCTCGATGCCTGCGCAGACCCCGAGGCCTTTGCAGCCCGGATAGCCGCCCTCCCAAAACGCGAGAC
Protein-coding sequences here:
- a CDS encoding helix-turn-helix transcriptional regulator; amino-acid sequence: MKKNEDFLQRVDAYQFRRGIRRTEACKEIGISEGRLSQIRNGSVEPSTKFWHRLEAAEKALELIDDRKRATAVAYQTLAQKGPGEEMAQISRQVTRAQVKEAQALYPNSAAGTEAHFDRLNDEYHTFTGAILEFSKRLQRIEEKLGITDAED